A stretch of DNA from Gimesia chilikensis:
CGCAGCAGATTCGGGAGCCTGCTGGCACGCCGTCGATGTCCGGCACGCGGTTCTTTGGAAAGCGTTCAACCATTCTTGAGCTAAGAGAGACTTCTCGAGTTTGAATTGATCGACGACTACTGCACCTTACCTCCCTGCTCAAAAAAGACGTCTAATACAATTTTCATCTGCTCCCTCTGAGCGGCAGAGACTGTAAATTTCTGCCCCGGAACGCTCGCGTGATGGACTGTCACATTATCCGATGAAATGATATCCCGCAGTAGTTTCAACTGCTGCGGATTCACAGGTGCGTCATACCATTTCCAGCCTTGGCTGGCTCTTTTCAATTTGATTTCCCACTCAGCGAATCCCGTTTCTTCCAGTTGCAGTAGACCAGCTTCATTGAGAAATGCAGGAGTTCTGTGAGATACAACCGATTTTCTGACGATCTCCTGCTGCTCTGGCGTGAGCCCCGTGTAAAGAGCTCGAATCGCCTTTCGCGATTGATCTGTCAGTTGCCTCGAATTTCGGCCTGAGATACTCGCTGGATTCGCCAACTGTTCCTGACGACGCAGGAGACGCTGATGGTTTTGTTCGACTCGCATCAGCTCGGCATTGATCCGTTCCATCGCGGCAATCTGTTTTAATCGCTCTTTATTCCGTTCCTGGTATGCTTTGTCGGTCCGCTTTTCATCGAATTTAAAATCTTTGAATTCGCGCTCATACGCTTCTTCTGCAACCCGGAATTCCTCTTTGATTTTCCGCTGACCTTCTTCAGACAGCAACAGTTGCAGTTCAACCTGGATCGGCCCCCACTCTGGACTTTTCGATCGTCGAAAAATACTCGGTTTGTGATCTCTGTCAAAGCCATCCTCGGGCACGAAAGCAGTTTGACCATCTTCGGTCGCGATGATGAATGTTCCGCCAACTGTCTTACCTGGAAGTAATTGAGCCATTCTCAGATGGAGTTGAGTGGGACGTGAATTCGTTTCCGTAAAGTAGAGCTGGAAATTATCCGGAGAAAATATTGTAGCCGGAGATTCCCGATGCCTGACTTTGACCACAGGCAGCAGCTCGGAATCGAGACCTGGAGTTTTCCTCAATTTCAGTCGGAGTGCCGTCTCATCTGAGATCGCAGGTAGCACAACGGAGATTCGATTCCATCGATTTTCCTCCCGTCGGATCACTCCCAGTTTCAACTCATCCTGACTGGTGATTCGACTGAGTTTCTTATCTCCCGCGCGGGGAGCACGCAGGTGACTTCCGTTGACAATGTGAATCAGATCATTCTCCTGAAGTCCTGCCATCGAGGCTCGTGATTTGTCCGCAACGGCCCTCACAATTAAAGCATTACTGGTGCGTGTTGGAAAAATTGGAATCGGCTGATTCGTCTCACGAAGCGACTTGATATATTCAAAGACTTCAACTGTCTCAAAACCCATCTCATAGTGTTTAACAGGCGGTTGTGCTTGAACCTGAGACGATAGCAGAAACAAAACCACAAAAATACAAAGCACTCTCATCTGATCGACCTCGATTCAACAGATAGCCCAAAGCGAGTGAAATTTAACCTGAAATCCACACTCGCCCACCATATGATCGCATGAACACAAAATCAAGCCGGGCGTAAAAAAAGCAGCCCCTGAGGACTGCTTTTTGATTTTCTGTTTTCACAGTGGTGGCTTTACAGCTTCCACCCCTCCTCTAAAACAGTGCCCTTAGGGACGACAATAATGCCGTCGCGAATCATCACATCGCTCTGGTCAAAGTCGGTCTCGGTATGACCGTTGAGTTCAATGCGTGCTCCTTTGCCGACGCGGCAATTCTTGTCGACGATCGCACCGTCAATATAGGCACCATCGCCAATACCGATCGGCGGACGGTCGTCCTGGTCCAGCTCTTTGCATTGGTCCTGGTAGAAGTCGGCCCCCATAATGACCGAGTTGCGAATGGTCACGTTTTTACCAATTCGACACCGCAGGCCAATGATGCTGTTTTCAATCACAGAGCCTTCATCAATCTCACAACCATCGGCGATCAGGCTGCGGGTGATCTGCGTTCCTTCGCAGCGCGTCGGAGGCAGGAAGCGGGGACGCGAGTAGATCGGCGCCTTCTCCACGACGAAGTCAAATGGTGGCTGTGGATGAGCCAGAGCCAGGTTCGCTTCGTAGAAAGAACGGATCGTCCCGATATCTTCCCAGTAACCGTCGAACAGGTGCGCGTGTACTTTGTGAGTCCGGATTGACATCGGAAAGATTTCTTTACCGAAATCTTCGTAATCGGTCGCCTTCAACAGATCAACGAGCAGATCGCGATTGAACAGATAAATGCCCATGCTGGCCAGGCAGTCCCGGCCACGGCTTTCGATGCCCTGCTGGTCAATCCACTCGGGAGAAGTCCGCACCATCGACAGGTCTTCTTCGGTCTGCGGTTTTTCCAGGAAGCCTTTCACGCGGCCTGTGTCATCAACCCGCATGATCCCAAACGCCGAGGCCTGTTCGCTGGAGAGTGGCACCGTCGCGATCGAAACGTCGGCCTTAGACTCGATATGATTGGTCAACATTTCCGAATAGTCCATGCGATACAACTGATCGCCGGAGAGAATCAGCACGTAATCGATGTCCGACTGTTCGATACAGCGGATGTTCTTACGGACAGCATCTGCTGTTCCCTGGTACCAGTCGGTCCCTTCCATCGTCTGCTGGGCTGCCAGGATCTCGACAAAACCGCCGCCGAAGGAATCAAATTTATATGTCTGTCGGATGTGACGGTGCAGACTGACCGAGTTGAACTGCGTGAGCAGATAGATGCGATTCAGTTCACTGTTGATACAGTTTGAGATCGGAATATCGATCAAACGATACTTGCCGGCCAGGGGAACAGCGGGTTTGGAACGGAGCTGTGTTAGTGGAAACAGACGAGTTCCTTTGCCCCCTCCCAGGATGAGGCTGACAATATTTTTCATGGATTAACCTGATTCTAGTGCGTTGCGCACACTCTAGACGAATGACACTCTCTTTTATAAGCAAACTTAATGAACGGCTTGCCTCTTAGTGATACTGTATTGTATTTAGTTCATGTTACTGAGATTCTACCCTGCAAACCAGTTGAGAATGAACTGTACTCTCACAGCTCTGGAAAAATTCCGATTCGGGTTCAAATCTGTATTGATCAGCGAATATAGGAGAAACTCAGTCTGTGAACCGCTTCTACAGGCGGTTAAGATAGTAGTGATTTTCCGACCTGAATTCATACAAATTTCATCCACAGAATCCCGCCGCTCACCCCAAGGAGTGTTACTTTGTTTCCTGCCCACTGTCTGCAACTCCCGTTTCGTTTACGTCTCCTGCTGGCCTGTTCGGTCAGTCTGATCCCCTTTCTGAACCCTCACAAAGCTTTCAGCGAGACACCCTATACACCTGCGATTGCCGAGGCATCGCAGGAAGGGGAACAGGCAATTTCGGGCTTTCGCGTTCCTGAAGGAATGCATGTCAGCCTGTTTGCTGCGGAACCGCTGATGGCCAATCCGGTCGCCTTCTGCATTGATGAACAGGGACGTTTTTACGTAGCAGAAACCTACCGGCAGTCTAAGGGTGTGGAAGACAACCGGAGTCATATGGACTGGTTGCATGATGACCTCGCCGCAGAAACCGTGGCCGATCGCGTTGCTTACTTCAAGAAACATCTCAAGGAAAACGTCAAAGACTACACGCTCGAACACGATCGGATCCGCCTGGTCGAGGATCGGGATCACGACGGCAAAGCCGACCATGCCGGCGTCTTCGCGGACGGCTTCAATAACATTGAAGACGGTACCGGGGCCGGCGTACTGGCCCGCGGTGGATACGTCTATTACACCTGCATTCCCCACGTCTGGCGTCTCAAAGACACGGCAGGTGAGGGGAAAGCCACCCTGCGGGAAAAACTGAGCAGCGGTTACGGGGTCAGGGTCGCCTTCCGCGGACACGACCTGCACGGACTGAAACTCGGCCCCGACGGTCGGCTCTACTTCAGCATCGGCGACCGGGGATACAATATCAAAACCAAAGAAGGCAAACACCTGTTTCGCCCTGATACGGGAGCCGTCTTCCGCTGCAACCTGGACGGGACAGAACTCGAAGAATTCGCTTACGGTTTGCGTAACCCGCAGGAACTGGCGTTTGACGATTACGGCAACCTGTTCACAGGCGACAACAACTCAGACAGCGGCGACAAGGCCCGCTGGGTCTATGTTGTCGAAGGGGGAGATACCGGCTGGCGGATGTACTACCAGTACCTGTCCGACCGTGGCCCTTTCAATCGGGAAAAGATCTGGCACCCCGCTCACGAAGGTCAGCCGGCTTACATGGTTCCCCCGATCGTAAATTTGTCTGATGGTCCATCCGGACTGGTCCACTACCCGGGCGTGGGTCTCGCTGATCGTTATAAAGGTCACTTCTTCCTGGCCGACTTCCGGGGGACTCCCTCACGCAGCGGTATCCGTTCGTTTGCCGTCAAACCGAAGGGAGCTTCCTTTGAACTGACCGACTCCCATGAATTTATCTGGCAGATCCTCGCGACCGATGTCGACTTTGGCTACGACGGCAGCCTGTATGTCTCTGACTGGGTCAACGGCTGGAACGGACTGGGCAAAGGCCGCATCTATCAGTTCACTGATACCAGACATGCAGGGGAAGCGAAAGAAGTTCACTCTGCAGAACTCATGAAAGCAGGCTTTTCAGAACGTTCCACTGAGGAACTGGTCGGTCTGCTCGCGCATCCGGATCAGCGAATTCGCATGGAAGCCCAGTTTGCCCTCGTCAATCGGAGTGCCCTGGATTCTCTACAGAATGTCGCCCTGAATGGGAACGATCTGTTTGCCCGCCTGCATGCCATCTGGGGCATCGGACAGTTGGGGCGTCAGACAAGTTCTGCAGTCGCCGGCATTCAAAGTCTGCTCAAAGATCCGGACAGCGAAGTCAGAGCTCAGACTGCCAAAGTGATCGGGGAAGCCGGATTTACTTCTGCAACTCCGACCCTGATTGAACTGCTCAAAGATTCGAATGCCCGCGTACAATACTTCGCCGCAGTTGCCTTGGGGCACTTTAAGTCACAGGCAGCGGTTCCCGCATTGTTTGAGCTACTCAAGCAGAATAACAATGCCGACCCGATGCTGCGTCATTCTGCGATTCTGGCACTGTCCCGCATCGGGGCAGCAGACCAGTTAGTTGCCGCGGTCAACAACGAATCGGCGGCAGTTCGCCTGGCTGCGGTTGTTGCTCTGCGTCGTCTGCAGCGTAAGGAAGTTGGTCTGTTCCTGCAGGATTCCGATCCCCAGATCGTGCTCGAAGCGGCCCGGGCGATTAACGATGCTCCCATTCCCGCTGCGGTACCAGACCTCGCAGCGGTTTCCCTGAATCCGGACATGGCCGATCCCCTGCTCCGCCGGGTGATGAATGCGAACTTCCGACTGGGAGGTGCTGAAAACGCCGCCCTGTTGGCAAAGATTGCCGCCGATAAAAATGTCCCTGAAACGCTCCGCCTGGAAGCGATTCAAGAACTGAGCCAGTGGAATGAGCCGGAGCCCCTGGATCGGGTTCTTGGACGCTGGCAGCCCATCGAAAACCGGCAACCGGTCGAACTGGCGGAAATCGTCGGTCCCATCGTCCCCGACCTGTTCAGCAGCTCGGAGAAGATCAAGGAAGCAGGCACCGGACTGGCAGCAAAATATGGCATCAAGGAAGCCGCCCCCATGCTGGCCAAAATGGTGGAAGATGTAAAACGTCCCGTTGATGTTCGAGTCGCTTCACTCAAGGCACTGGATAAACTCGGCTACCCGGGCATTTCAGAGATCGCTAAAACCGCTATTCGGGACAAGCATGCCGCATTGAGAGTCGCTGGTCGCAATGTACTGGCTCGCCATGAACCAGAGGCCGCCCTGCAGCCCCTGGAACAGGCCATTGAATCGGGACAAACGTCAGAAAAACAGGGCGCCATCGCCACCCTGGCTGAAATGCAGATCCCGGAAGCAACTACCATCCTGACCAGATGGATGCAACGACTGGTCAAGCAGGAGGTTCCCGCGGAAATTCAACTGGATCTGCTCAAGGCAGCCGCGCAGAAGAAATCACCCGAACTGGACCAACTCCGTGATCAGTATGAAGCTCAGCGCCCCGAGGGGGATGCGTTAGCGAACTACCTCGAATCGCTGTCTGGTGGGAATGCTGCCCGGGGACGTGAAATCTTTTTTGGTCGCAGCGACACTTCCTGTCGTCGCTGTCATCAAATCCGCAATAACGGCGGCGAAGTCGGCCCCGATCTTTCGGGAATCGGCCGTGATAAAGATCGCCGTTATCTGCTCGAAGCAATCGTCGCACCGAACAAAGCGATCGCGAAAGGATTCGAAACTGCCGTGCTGGCTTTGCTGGACGGCAAGGTGGTCGTCGGTATCATCCGCAATGAAACCGATGATACCTTGGAGGTTATGGATGCCAAAGGGACCGTGATTCGTGTTCCCAAGGACGAAATCGACGAACGGGCGACCGGGAAATCGGCAATGCCTGAAGAAATCGTCAAGCAGCTCAGTAAAGACGATCTGCGGGACCTCGTTGAATTTCTCATTCAACAGAAACAGAAACCAAAAGGTCCATCGGCTAAGCACGAAGGCTGATCTGGTTGTTTTTGAAGAATATTATTTCTAAAATCGGCTCCTTGTTTTACAAAGGGTAGCCGGTTAAAATGAGAACATACGAAACAGAGAAACAAGCCTCTGTCATGTTGATTCAAAATCGTGAGTTGACCCTACAAATATTTCTAGGGGGACCCACGAGATTCGGCCGCGTGTAAATCCGGTATATCCGGCTCACACAACCCGAGTTATCAGGTTCCCACTTTGCAATCACGGGTTCTAATAACACCCGCGAACGAATCACTTGGCGGAGGTTTTTTACATGGGCTTGTTCGATCAGCAGGAATCGCAGCACCTCGAAAAGGCGAAACCGCTGGCAGCCCGCATGCGTCCGCGCTCCCTGGAAGAGTTTGTCGGACAGCAGCATTTTCTGGGCGAGGGAAAACTTCTGCGACGCATCCTCGCCGCCGACCGGATTGGCTCGCTGATCTTCTTCGGCTCTCCCGGCACCGGTAAAACCTCACTCGCAGAACTGATTGCCCGTCAATCTAACCGCCGCTTTGAAGCACTCAATGCCGCCTCTGCCGGTATCAAAGAAGTCCGCGCCGCCCTGGACCGGGCCCGCGATGAACTGGCCTCGGGGGGCATGCAGACCATTCTCTTCATTGATGAGCTGCATCACTTCAGCAAAGTTCAGCAGGACGTCTTGTTACCGGATGTGGAATCGGGGGTTGTCTCCCTGATCGGTGCAACGACTTCGAACCCGTTTTTCTCGCTCGTTTCTGCCCTCATCAGCCGGAGCCAGATCTTCGAATTCCAGGCACTGACGGCGGACGAAATCCGTACGCTGATGCACCGGGCCCTGCAGGATGAAAAACGGGGACTGGCCCGCTACAGCGTTGAAGTCGAAGCCGAGGCTCTCGACTTTCTGATTGAAGTCTGTGATGGAGATGCCCGACGCTCTCTAAATGCACTGGAAATCGGGGTCCTCTCCCTCTACGGTCAGGATCGAGTATTCGATCTGGAAGTCGCCCAGGAATCGATTCAGAAAAAAGCGATTCAATACGACCAGGATGGCGATGCCCACTATGATTCCGCTTCTGCCTTGATTAAAAGTATGCGCGGCAGTGACCCGGACGCCGCCCTGTACTGGCTGGCCCGTATGATTGAAGCGGGCGAAGACCCGCGTTTTCTGGCCCGCCGCATCGTGATCGCTGCCTCAGAAGACGTAGGCAATGCAGACCCGATGGCACTCCTGATCGCGAATTCCACCTTTGCGGCGGTCGAAAAAATCGGTATGCCCGAAGGTCGGATCCTGCTGGCACAGGCGGTGACCTATATCGCCACCGCGCCGAAATCCAACGCTTCCTATGTCGCCATTGATGAGGCACTCTCTGACGTGCGAAACAAGTCTCTGCTGCCTGTCCCCGTGCATTTGAAAGACACACATTACCGCGGGGCCAGTCAACTGGGACACGGCGAAGGTTACCAGTACGCCCATGCGTCAGAGGAGGGCTGGGTCGACCAGGATTATCTGGGAGTGGAACGCGAATACTACCGCCCCGTTGAACGCGGCTTCGAAGCGACAATCCGCAAGCGGCTGGAGGTATTCAAGGAACGGCGCGAAAAAAAATCAGGAACGGATGATAACAACCGTTCCTGATCCCCCTCGTTGCATCTCGTCAGTCAAAGCCTGACCGTGCTGAATCAGCACAGTGGCTGCTGTTTCAGACCGACGATTGTGATCGCCCGGGCGACTTCCCGTTCCTGCAGCAACCCTTCCAGGTTGGGCATGAAGTCAACCGACATGTACCATTGCATCAACACATCGAACATGGGTTCAATTTCTTCTTCCTGAATCCCAAATTCTTCTTTCATCGGCAGAGCCTCTTCAGGAGACATATCCTGAAACTGGCTGATCAGCAGGAAATCGCCTTCGTTAGACAGATTCAAATGCAGATTGCGAACTTCCGATGACAGGAAATGATCAATGGCGATATGCACGTCGAGTGGTCCCCCCTCAAGGTAACGACGTGCTTCGTCAGGTTGTTCGTCGATGATGCGGGCAGCCGTTTCACAGACCGCGTATACAACGCTTTCATCAACGAGGTCGCCTTCCACGTTTTCACTGGCCAGATGCTTGGCCCAGGTGACTGACAGCAGATCCAGTTGCACGTGTGGCGGCACACTTCTCAGGAACGGGACCTCAGTCAGATATCCGAATGATTCGAACGGATCGTCTCCAACCTGCTTTGCCAGAGCAATGCGTTCCAGAGTGTCCATGAATGCAATCCGGAAGGCGATGTAGCTCAGAAAAGTCTGTGGCAGGATGTCTTTTGAAATTGTAAGCATGATGATAATCGCTTGGCAAAAGTGGGTAGATCTCAGATGCTTCATACAGTCTTTAATCAAAGTTGGTGAGACCGTCATGAAATCAGAATCACGCGGTCACTGACAGGTATTACTTTGCCAGAGCAGTATCCCAAACACAATAAAAAAGTTTTCAATTTACAGCGAAAAACGCTGGATTGATTCAAGTGCATGACTCTCTGTCAGTACTATAAAACAGGGCCCAAATTACTCATCAAGCCAGATTTCATGCATCTCGCGTAACCGGCATTCTGGCTCCGATTGTTATAACCGTTACAGTCCTCTGGAACGGGTACCAGTTATACATATCAGCACAATTTTGAAGCGGGTTTATGCCGGTTATGACTTCAGATCTTATTCAGGCACGACGGCTGCGACTGCACTCTGAAACACCTTCATCCAGCATCCGGGCGACCCGCTCCCAATGATAGCGGAGACAGATTTTTTTCAGCCGCTCCCGCATGTCCGTGTTTACCTGGTCCGATTGCAGCAGTTGCGAATACTCCATGACCTTCGCAACCAGTGCCTCGGTTGATCCGTCATAGAAACATTCGGGAGCCTCAGCAAATATCTCGGGATATGAAAGTCGGTTCGGCAGCACTGGCAGACAACCGGCTTCGACCGCTTCCAGGATCGAAATCCCAAAGAATTCATGCCAGGCGGTTGAGATCACAATATCCGACGCCTGCAGGGCCCGCTGATAGTCGGATCGACTTTCGAGAAACCCCCAATGATCAATCCGGTCTGCAAATTTTGATTTCAATTCCAGAAAGCAGTCGGGGATTTCCGGAGTGGACTGGCCCAGCACACTCAGTCGGAAATCAACACCCTGTGTATCCAGTTGCGCCACCGCGTCACAGAACTGCTCCGGATTCTTATCATATTCCCAGCGAGCCCCCCACAGTATCTGTAGCGGACCGGACTTCCTTTCCCGGGTATTTTCTGTCAGAGAGGGAATTCCCGGGGGGCGCACGGACGACTTTTGCTGCAGTGGTTTCAGCACGTCTACTGAAGCATAGTCCGGCATACGTTGCAGGAACTCAGCCGAACCCTGAAAAAACTCCCGTCGATGAAAGTCGGAATTAAACCAGAGTGCGTTCGCAGAAATAGCCGATTTCAGATTGATAAATCCGTAGGTCAGATCACGGATTTCGTTTTCAGGAACCGGATAGGTCCACTGGTTCTCATGAAAATAGACGATGCGGGGCAAGTCCGTAATCTCTTTACGGACCAGCCCCAGAAACGTCGTCAAATCGAACATGTCGGTCACAAACAGCACATCCCAGCAGGCGCCGGATGCAAAGCGCTGCTCAACCTCGGTAGCGAGGGTTAAAGCAGCGTGCTGCATTCTCCACTTCCAATGCCGCGGAGGTAATGTCAGGACAGTGAATTCATGGCAACTATGCGAGACCCAATGCTGCAGGAAATCGCGATGACTCCCACCATGATACGCATTGATTGCCAGTATTCGCATTAAACCCTGCTTACGTCTTCGTACTCAACCTGATGTTCTGTGTCAGACTGCCGGCTTTCCAGTTCCTGAATCCGCAGAATGGCGTCATTGAAGGTCGCCAGGCAGTTCTCTTCAGACACCTTTTCGATGACCTTCAAGCGGTTCAAGGTTCGCTCCACCTGAGGGCGTAAACCGGTAAAGAACACGGTTGCCCCCTGGTCATGCGCTTTGTCGATGATATCTTCCAGGAGATACGCCCCCGACATATCCACCATGGGCACCCGTGCCATGCGGACGATCAGATACTTGTAATCGACCAGCGCTGAGGAAGTCCGGTAGATTGTATCAGAAACACCAAAGAACAGCGGACCTTCCAGTCGCAGTTTGAGAACTTTTTCTTTGAGGTCCTCCGGCATGGAGACATCAGCGGGCAGTGGCCGGCTGATTTCATTCAGATTGACCACATTCTGCTCATATGCTTGCCCCAGTTCCTGCACAATCCGCACAAAAGCGATCGTAATACCGACTCCCATCGCCACGAGCAGGTCGACCGAGATCGTCAGAATCAAAACTGCCCAGAAGCAGATCGAATCCGTAAACGGCATACGATGCAGGACCGGCAGCACCCGGTAGTCAATGATATCCATACCGACTTTCAACAAAATTCCCGCCAGACAGGCCATGGGGATGTAACTGGCATAAGGCGCCAGCCCGAGCATGAGTGCCAGCAGCACCAGGCCATGCGTGATCGAAGCCAGGCCGGTCTTTCCGCCACACTTGATATTCGCCACGGTCCGCATGGTAGCGGTTGCAGTTGTCACGCCCCCGACAATCCCGCAGCCCATGTTGGCAATTCCCTGACCGAAGATTTCCCGGTCGCTGTTATGCCGTTCGTTGGTCATATTATCTGCCACCAGACAGGTCAGCAGCGAGTCAAAAATACACAGTCCGGCCAGAGCGAACGCGCCGCCGACCATATCACCAAAACGGGAGAAATCGGGCCAGTAGAGATGAGGCACGCCTACCGGCATCGAAGCGATATATTCTATGTCCTTGAATTGCAGCAGATGCGCAAGGCTGGTTCCCACGATCAGCCCCATCAACGGGGCAGGCAGCCACTGTTTCTTAGTCAGTCGCGGCCAGATAAGAATCGTCGCGAATGTCGCCAGGGACACAATCAGGGCATGCGGCTTTTCGTGCATGATGTCATACGGAATCTGCTTGATGGCACCCATCACGGAATTGGGAGTGGCAAAACCGAGCATGGGTGGAATCTCAAGCAGGATGATGATCACGCCGATACCGCACATGAATCCGGAGACAACCGAATAAGGAGTGTAATAAATAAACCGTCCAATCTTCATCAATGCCAGAGCAACACAAATCAGACCGCTCAGAAAGACCATTGACATCGCAAAGACAATATCGGGTTCTCCACTGGCCAGTTTGGTTGCCGCGATAATCGCAGCCAGCTGAACGACTTTGGGCCCCGTTGGACCACTGACTCCGGTGTTGGATCCACCGAATAGACCGACCAGAATCCCACCACAGATGGCGGCCCACATCCCGGCTTCCGCTCCCAGCCCGGAAGCAACCCCGAACGCGAGTGCCAGTGGCATCGCGATAACAGCCACCGTGATCCCCGCGAGAATATCGTTGGGGACATTGGTATGCATAATTTTAATATTGTGCCAGGGGTTAAATTCGTTGAGATAGCTTTTGACGTTGAACCTGGGTTGATCGAATTGATTTTGTGACATTGAAAGAATCCATGATCGATGGACCTGAATCATTTAAGCTCAGGCGGGGTGAACTTGAAGATATCCTCTATCCCGGGAACAACGACCAGACTGGTCATGCACCAACATAGAATTATTCGCGCAGCAGACTCAACAGTGGAACACATGAGGAACGTTAATGAGCGCGATGGAGAATATCGAAAAAACAGGCGTGAACTCAGCTAAGCGCTGGCGGCCCCCGAGAAACATGGGTTTCGTCTCGATCGGATTCGTTGATATGAAATTCAACATCAAAGAGGGGTGAGCTCAAGTGGGAAACTTCGACAAGCAGTTCCACATCCTGGATCAGCGGTTCTTCTTCACCAGATTCTTCGTTTTCTTCAAACTCAAATTCAGAGCAGAACCAGTCCTGATTCTCACCTTCAGACTGCACAAGAGCAGGTCCGCCCAGAAACAATACGATGTCGAGTGCAACAATGGCACAGCAGAGAAACATCAGGGCGTGGCGGGCAGTCTGAAACATGTATCAAAGGTATTTTACCCGATTCGATTTGTCAATTATTTCTTGACAAATTTATCTGAATTCAGGGAAGCCCCCGCAGGGTAATAAAGTTCAGAATTTAACCCTAAGTGCTTTGCGAGTCATGATTAAATCACATTTTCCTCGGTCTGTGGTATTCACATTCACCTCTTATCATGTGAGAATATGAATAACTTCAACAAAATGTAACCTATATTAAAGTGTGGTCTTATAGAGAAAGCTTAACGATCATGCTTAATTAAGTGTGATCCGGGAGCCCGATAACTCGACACGACCCACCTGCCCGCTGAATTCCAAAACATAATCATTTTACAGGACCTAGTGTCCTGATGCTCGAAAGCTTGAGGGACGGATGAACTTTTTCAATTTATCTCGATTGTCGAAATACACCCTGATCCTGACCATCATGGCCGCTGGTTTCAACCAGTTTGCTGCCCCGGCTGACGCCCAGCTGAAAGAAGAACTCTGCGACTGCTCGCCGGAGTTGACTGTATTGCTGCGGGTAAACGACGTCCGACGCACCGCAGATCTGGTCAAGAAAGCGGGTGGAAAAATTGTCTACGACCCTAACCTGGGAATCGGCAATGATATCCCCTTCCTGGTGGTCAACCTCCCCCCGAGCAAATTGAACGACAAGAAGTTTATTGATTCTCTGAAGCTCCCCTCAGGAGTCATGGAAGAGATTCTGCCTCATAAAAACACACCTCAGGGTGTACTGGAACCAACGCCGGAACAGCCCAAGGTCCCTGAACTGCAGGAAGTCCCTGAAGCCGACTTCGATTCCCTCTATGTCCCGCTGGACGACATCAAAGTCCCCGCACTGCGGAAACGCGTCGCCGGTAAAGGTCTGGGCGAGGGTACGATTGTAGCGATCATTGATACCGGCATCGATACGAGCCACCCCGTCTTTCAGGATCGCGTAATCTTCTGGGATGATGCCACCCGCGAAGGTCGTTCTCCCCTGACCCGCGTCCGTCAACTGGATGGCAAATTTGAAATCGCAGACCGTAAATTCGTCGCCCTGCCGGAGCTGATCAAAGAAAATGAAACGGTCTTCTTCGGTTATATTGATGAAAAGAAGCTCGGTTTTCAGCAGGGAGACCTCTGGACTACCCTGGGTCGTGAAGGGGTTGATATCAACCGTAACGGCACCAAGGATGACAAAATGCTGGTTGTTGTCGGAATGATCCCTAACCCCATCCTGAAAAAAATCGAAGAGGAAAAGAAGGCAGAAGCAGAAAAACGAGCCAAAGACCCCG
This window harbors:
- a CDS encoding glucose-1-phosphate adenylyltransferase translates to MKNIVSLILGGGKGTRLFPLTQLRSKPAVPLAGKYRLIDIPISNCINSELNRIYLLTQFNSVSLHRHIRQTYKFDSFGGGFVEILAAQQTMEGTDWYQGTADAVRKNIRCIEQSDIDYVLILSGDQLYRMDYSEMLTNHIESKADVSIATVPLSSEQASAFGIMRVDDTGRVKGFLEKPQTEEDLSMVRTSPEWIDQQGIESRGRDCLASMGIYLFNRDLLVDLLKATDYEDFGKEIFPMSIRTHKVHAHLFDGYWEDIGTIRSFYEANLALAHPQPPFDFVVEKAPIYSRPRFLPPTRCEGTQITRSLIADGCEIDEGSVIENSIIGLRCRIGKNVTIRNSVIMGADFYQDQCKELDQDDRPPIGIGDGAYIDGAIVDKNCRVGKGARIELNGHTETDFDQSDVMIRDGIIVVPKGTVLEEGWKL
- a CDS encoding PVC-type heme-binding CxxCH protein, which produces MFPAHCLQLPFRLRLLLACSVSLIPFLNPHKAFSETPYTPAIAEASQEGEQAISGFRVPEGMHVSLFAAEPLMANPVAFCIDEQGRFYVAETYRQSKGVEDNRSHMDWLHDDLAAETVADRVAYFKKHLKENVKDYTLEHDRIRLVEDRDHDGKADHAGVFADGFNNIEDGTGAGVLARGGYVYYTCIPHVWRLKDTAGEGKATLREKLSSGYGVRVAFRGHDLHGLKLGPDGRLYFSIGDRGYNIKTKEGKHLFRPDTGAVFRCNLDGTELEEFAYGLRNPQELAFDDYGNLFTGDNNSDSGDKARWVYVVEGGDTGWRMYYQYLSDRGPFNREKIWHPAHEGQPAYMVPPIVNLSDGPSGLVHYPGVGLADRYKGHFFLADFRGTPSRSGIRSFAVKPKGASFELTDSHEFIWQILATDVDFGYDGSLYVSDWVNGWNGLGKGRIYQFTDTRHAGEAKEVHSAELMKAGFSERSTEELVGLLAHPDQRIRMEAQFALVNRSALDSLQNVALNGNDLFARLHAIWGIGQLGRQTSSAVAGIQSLLKDPDSEVRAQTAKVIGEAGFTSATPTLIELLKDSNARVQYFAAVALGHFKSQAAVPALFELLKQNNNADPMLRHSAILALSRIGAADQLVAAVNNESAAVRLAAVVALRRLQRKEVGLFLQDSDPQIVLEAARAINDAPIPAAVPDLAAVSLNPDMADPLLRRVMNANFRLGGAENAALLAKIAADKNVPETLRLEAIQELSQWNEPEPLDRVLGRWQPIENRQPVELAEIVGPIVPDLFSSSEKIKEAGTGLAAKYGIKEAAPMLAKMVEDVKRPVDVRVASLKALDKLGYPGISEIAKTAIRDKHAALRVAGRNVLARHEPEAALQPLEQAIESGQTSEKQGAIATLAEMQIPEATTILTRWMQRLVKQEVPAEIQLDLLKAAAQKKSPELDQLRDQYEAQRPEGDALANYLESLSGGNAARGREIFFGRSDTSCRRCHQIRNNGGEVGPDLSGIGRDKDRRYLLEAIVAPNKAIAKGFETAVLALLDGKVVVGIIRNETDDTLEVMDAKGTVIRVPKDEIDERATGKSAMPEEIVKQLSKDDLRDLVEFLIQQKQKPKGPSAKHEG
- a CDS encoding replication-associated recombination protein A, encoding MGLFDQQESQHLEKAKPLAARMRPRSLEEFVGQQHFLGEGKLLRRILAADRIGSLIFFGSPGTGKTSLAELIARQSNRRFEALNAASAGIKEVRAALDRARDELASGGMQTILFIDELHHFSKVQQDVLLPDVESGVVSLIGATTSNPFFSLVSALISRSQIFEFQALTADEIRTLMHRALQDEKRGLARYSVEVEAEALDFLIEVCDGDARRSLNALEIGVLSLYGQDRVFDLEVAQESIQKKAIQYDQDGDAHYDSASALIKSMRGSDPDAALYWLARMIEAGEDPRFLARRIVIAASEDVGNADPMALLIANSTFAAVEKIGMPEGRILLAQAVTYIATAPKSNASYVAIDEALSDVRNKSLLPVPVHLKDTHYRGASQLGHGEGYQYAHASEEGWVDQDYLGVEREYYRPVERGFEATIRKRLEVFKERREKKSGTDDNNRS